A genomic region of Alistipes megaguti contains the following coding sequences:
- a CDS encoding sugar phosphate isomerase/epimerase: MRRLILSSFLLLSAVVPASAQRSEVGTSTALWGSIPTVEELRQALTDGIQWVEVAVNQCYRGVPNEEKFPRMRQMKERLDSAGMRVWSVHLPFSRTLDISVPDDSLRAKNVAVQAKMIRWSCELYAPQRLVLHPSSEPIADSLREQRLENAIASIRTLKRVADECGVELCIENLPRTCLGNTPEELVRIVDAVPDVGICFDTNHYTQGTIPHFIEAAGRRIRTVHISDYDFVNECHWLPYEGQIDWAAFRRDLHEKAGYDGVLMYEVKKFRRDGSRTTPQAVAESFHRMNNDFQQMNINR; the protein is encoded by the coding sequence ATGAGACGCTTGATCCTTTCCAGCTTCCTTCTGCTTTCGGCGGTAGTTCCGGCCTCGGCTCAACGTTCCGAGGTCGGGACCTCCACCGCCTTGTGGGGCTCCATCCCCACGGTTGAGGAGTTGCGCCAGGCCCTGACCGACGGTATCCAGTGGGTTGAAGTTGCCGTTAACCAATGTTACCGGGGTGTCCCCAATGAGGAAAAGTTCCCGCGGATGCGGCAGATGAAGGAACGCCTCGACAGTGCCGGCATGCGGGTCTGGTCGGTGCATTTGCCCTTTTCGCGGACGCTCGACATCTCGGTTCCCGACGATTCGCTGCGTGCGAAAAATGTGGCGGTTCAGGCGAAGATGATCCGTTGGAGTTGCGAACTCTATGCGCCGCAGCGACTGGTGCTGCACCCCAGCTCGGAGCCGATTGCCGACAGCCTGCGTGAACAGCGGCTCGAAAATGCCATTGCGTCGATTCGCACGTTGAAGAGGGTTGCCGACGAGTGCGGCGTGGAACTCTGCATCGAGAACCTGCCCCGCACCTGTCTGGGCAATACGCCCGAGGAGCTGGTGCGTATCGTTGACGCGGTGCCGGATGTCGGGATCTGCTTCGACACGAACCACTACACGCAGGGGACGATTCCGCACTTCATCGAGGCGGCCGGCCGTCGGATCCGGACCGTGCATATCTCCGACTACGACTTTGTGAACGAGTGCCACTGGCTCCCTTACGAGGGCCAAATCGACTGGGCTGCTTTCCGTCGGGATCTCCACGAAAAGGCGGGCTACGACGGTGTGCTGATGTACGAGGTGAAGAAGTTTCGTCGTGACGGCAGCCGCACGACGCCCCAAGCCGTTGCGGAGAGTTTCCACCGCATGAATAATGATTTCCAACAAATGAATATAAACCGATAA
- a CDS encoding glycerophosphodiester phosphodiesterase family protein codes for MKRVFACLLALVVLTGCSGEAPQSAAPENRAEGLRVRLLAGDTTAVFVVAHRGDWRYAPENSIAAIEHSIAVGVDVVELDLQLTRDSVLIVMHDATLNRTTTGKGRVADWTLDSIRTLKLKNGCGIRTKHAVPTLEEALLAAKGRVLVNLDKADRYFDLVAPVLERTGTTRQIVMKGSKPADEVLALYGKYLDEVIYMPIVNLDSENAAELMQDYISDLKPAAYELLYAQAEDTAMPLRMRDTLRGQALIWYNTLWDTVCGGHDDDLSLEDPDAAFGYLIDTLGARIIQTDRAEHLLSYLRQRGLHE; via the coding sequence ATGAAGCGGGTGTTTGCCTGCCTGCTGGCACTTGTCGTGCTGACAGGCTGCTCCGGAGAGGCCCCTCAGAGCGCCGCTCCGGAGAACCGGGCCGAAGGGCTCCGGGTACGTCTTCTTGCGGGCGATACGACCGCGGTTTTCGTCGTGGCGCACCGCGGCGACTGGCGCTACGCTCCGGAAAACTCCATCGCAGCCATCGAACACTCGATAGCCGTGGGCGTCGATGTGGTGGAGCTGGATCTTCAACTGACGCGCGACAGCGTGCTGATTGTCATGCACGACGCCACGCTGAACCGCACGACGACCGGAAAGGGGCGCGTTGCCGACTGGACGCTGGATTCGATCCGCACACTGAAACTCAAGAACGGCTGCGGCATCCGGACCAAACACGCGGTTCCGACACTCGAAGAGGCGTTGCTGGCCGCCAAGGGACGTGTGCTGGTGAATCTCGACAAGGCCGACCGCTATTTCGACCTGGTGGCGCCGGTGCTGGAGCGGACCGGAACGACGCGGCAGATCGTCATGAAGGGCTCGAAACCGGCCGATGAGGTGCTTGCCCTGTATGGAAAATACCTCGACGAGGTGATCTACATGCCGATTGTGAACCTTGACAGCGAGAATGCCGCGGAACTGATGCAGGATTATATCTCCGATCTGAAGCCCGCAGCCTATGAACTGCTCTATGCGCAGGCCGAGGATACGGCCATGCCGCTGCGGATGCGCGACACGCTGCGCGGACAGGCGCTGATCTGGTACAACACGTTGTGGGACACTGTTTGCGGCGGTCATGACGACGATCTGTCGCTCGAGGATCCCGATGCCGCGTTCGGCTATCTGATCGACACGCTCGGGGCCCGGATCATCCAGACCGACCGCGCCGAACACCTGCTCAGCTACCTCCGCCAGCGCGGGTTGCACGAATAA
- a CDS encoding MFS transporter has product MNLLRFFAPSPASDPLTDPEAIRSRYTRLRWSVFLSATLGYGLYYVCRLSLNVIKKPIVDAGVLSETELGIIGSGLFITYAVGKLTNGFLADRSNIRRFLAAGLLITALINLVLGFTTSFGVFLVLWAVNGWAQSMGAAPCVVALSRWFGNKERGTFYGLWSSSHNIGEAITFIVTAVIVASLGWQWGFRGAGVLGLLGFLIVVLFMRDTPQSNGLPPVAVYKGDQPREEAAADDDKSVGEYQKEVLRNPAIWMLALASAFMYISRYAVNSWGIFFLEADKGYTNLEASSVISISSVCGIVGTVASGWISDRFFGGRRNLPALIFGLMNILGLSLFLLGPRDCFWLDAASMVIFGLAIGALICFLGGLMAVDIASKKASGAALGVVGIASYVGAAVQDLLSGILIQQGKSGGVADVAAYDFSVVTWFWIGAAILSVVCTLAVWKARAK; this is encoded by the coding sequence ATGAATCTGCTGCGATTTTTTGCACCCTCGCCGGCCTCGGACCCCTTGACCGATCCCGAGGCGATCCGCAGTCGCTATACGCGGTTGCGGTGGTCGGTCTTCCTCTCCGCCACGCTCGGATACGGACTCTACTACGTCTGCCGCCTGAGCCTGAACGTCATCAAGAAGCCGATCGTCGATGCCGGGGTCCTCTCCGAAACCGAACTGGGCATCATTGGCTCGGGGTTGTTCATCACCTATGCCGTCGGCAAGTTGACGAACGGCTTTTTGGCCGACCGCAGCAACATCCGCCGCTTCCTGGCGGCCGGACTGCTCATCACGGCGCTGATCAACCTCGTGCTGGGTTTCACGACTTCGTTTGGGGTCTTTCTCGTACTGTGGGCCGTTAACGGCTGGGCGCAGTCGATGGGTGCGGCGCCGTGTGTCGTGGCCTTGTCCCGTTGGTTCGGAAACAAGGAACGAGGAACCTTCTACGGACTGTGGTCGTCAAGTCACAACATCGGCGAGGCCATTACCTTCATCGTGACGGCCGTGATCGTCGCCTCGCTGGGCTGGCAGTGGGGATTCCGCGGCGCCGGCGTGCTGGGGCTCCTGGGATTCCTGATCGTCGTCCTCTTCATGCGCGACACGCCCCAAAGCAACGGTCTGCCGCCCGTGGCGGTCTACAAGGGGGACCAACCTCGGGAGGAGGCCGCAGCGGACGACGACAAATCGGTTGGCGAGTATCAGAAGGAGGTACTGCGCAATCCGGCAATCTGGATGCTGGCGCTGGCCAGTGCCTTCATGTATATTTCGCGCTATGCGGTGAACAGCTGGGGGATCTTCTTCCTCGAGGCCGACAAGGGCTACACGAATCTCGAGGCCAGCTCGGTCATCTCGATCAGCTCGGTCTGCGGAATCGTCGGAACCGTCGCTTCGGGGTGGATTTCGGACCGCTTCTTCGGTGGACGGCGCAACCTCCCGGCATTGATTTTCGGGTTGATGAACATCCTCGGGCTGTCGCTCTTCCTGTTGGGGCCGCGCGACTGCTTCTGGCTCGACGCCGCGAGCATGGTGATCTTCGGCCTGGCCATCGGAGCGTTGATCTGCTTCCTGGGCGGACTGATGGCCGTCGACATCGCCTCGAAGAAGGCCTCCGGTGCGGCGCTCGGAGTCGTCGGAATCGCCAGTTACGTGGGGGCTGCCGTGCAGGATCTGTTGAGCGGCATCCTGATTCAACAGGGCAAGAGCGGGGGAGTGGCCGATGTAGCGGCATACGACTTCTCGGTCGTGACGTGGTTCTGGATCGGGGCCGCCATCCTCTCGGTGGTCTGCACGCTGGCCGTCTGGAAGGCCCGAGCCAAATAA
- a CDS encoding AraC family transcriptional regulator — MTEFRNFNTLNLTIIPFDEHDCIFEDQVLLAGDLDDSAPKRDLNNDPTMRPFLTSPYPFKIQFAMMLLCLGGNMRVRLNLNEYELHRNSLLIITPGAIGQCLEVSDDCRIAFLALSNDYVIPEGNAEGALIVRKFLARQIPLELTDAQTAEILAICRVLRDKLRQPDFRFKHEILKGYLQVLSGEICQLMAPLVEAQEARQSSRKKLIFDRFLEELRQHYATQRSVQFYADRLCLTPKYLSQVVHAVSGRHAGDWIRDYVILEAKALLKSGQYTIQQVSDMLNFANQSFFGVYFKKAVGCSPTVYKES; from the coding sequence ATGACTGAATTCCGGAACTTCAATACGCTCAATCTGACGATAATCCCCTTCGACGAACACGACTGTATCTTCGAAGACCAGGTCTTACTGGCCGGCGACCTCGACGACTCGGCTCCGAAGCGCGATCTGAACAACGATCCGACGATGCGCCCCTTTCTCACGTCACCATACCCTTTCAAGATTCAGTTCGCCATGATGCTCCTCTGCCTGGGTGGAAATATGCGTGTGAGGCTGAACCTCAACGAATACGAACTGCACCGCAACTCGTTGCTGATCATCACGCCGGGGGCCATCGGCCAATGCCTCGAGGTTTCGGACGACTGTCGGATTGCCTTCCTGGCCCTCTCGAACGATTACGTCATCCCGGAGGGAAACGCCGAAGGAGCGCTTATCGTGCGCAAGTTTCTGGCACGGCAGATACCGCTCGAACTCACCGACGCCCAAACGGCCGAGATCCTGGCCATCTGCCGTGTTCTGCGCGACAAACTCCGGCAGCCCGACTTCCGTTTCAAGCACGAGATTCTGAAAGGGTATCTGCAGGTGCTCTCCGGCGAGATCTGCCAGCTGATGGCACCTCTGGTCGAAGCACAGGAAGCCCGACAGAGTTCGCGCAAAAAGCTGATCTTCGACCGTTTCCTCGAGGAGCTGCGGCAGCACTACGCCACGCAGCGCAGCGTGCAGTTCTATGCCGACCGGCTGTGTCTGACCCCGAAATATCTCTCGCAGGTGGTTCATGCCGTCAGCGGGCGCCATGCCGGAGATTGGATCCGCGATTATGTGATTCTCGAGGCCAAAGCCCTATTGAAAAGCGGACAATATACGATCCAGCAAGTATCCGATATGCTGAATTTCGCCAACCAGTCCTTCTTCGGAGTCTACTTCAAAAAGGCCGTCGGCTGTTCGCCGACTGTCTACAAGGAGTCATAG
- a CDS encoding efflux RND transporter periplasmic adaptor subunit, with amino-acid sequence MKKADRWWIALAAILLSGCSGGRQETPFVRSVYVTHPVALGGEMTRTYSGIVRAAHEVSLGFKTAGQIARIHVVEGDYVRRGQLLAELDDADYRLAVEALQIQYDQMRDEVERTRQLFEQRSVSVNDFEKASAGLRQLGIQLQANRNKLDYTKLYAPTDGYVQTVNFSPAEMVDAGTALFTLLDVSRMEVEVDIPAVEYLRRDRFTGFACRAAGVADAIPLRLSGLPPKADGNQLYHLTLAFAAQPDRQLTAGMNVEVRITESDTTRRQGFALPFGTVFLEGGTPSVWVLGADSTVRRRAVVLDNTDAEGRAVVREGLDGRETIVRAGVSALKEGEKVRVVAAPSRTNVGGLL; translated from the coding sequence ATGAAGAAAGCAGACAGATGGTGGATCGCTCTGGCAGCGATTCTGTTGAGCGGCTGTTCGGGCGGACGACAGGAGACTCCCTTCGTGCGGAGTGTGTATGTGACGCATCCCGTGGCATTGGGCGGCGAAATGACGCGTACCTATTCGGGCATCGTACGTGCGGCCCACGAGGTGAGTCTGGGATTCAAGACCGCCGGGCAGATTGCGCGGATTCACGTTGTCGAGGGCGACTACGTGCGCCGTGGGCAGCTGCTGGCCGAACTGGATGATGCCGACTACCGGCTGGCGGTCGAGGCGCTGCAGATCCAGTATGACCAGATGCGCGATGAGGTGGAGCGTACGCGTCAGCTCTTCGAGCAGCGGAGCGTCTCGGTCAACGATTTCGAGAAGGCCAGCGCCGGACTGCGGCAGTTGGGCATCCAGCTGCAGGCCAACCGCAACAAACTTGACTATACGAAACTCTACGCCCCGACCGACGGCTACGTTCAGACGGTGAACTTCTCGCCGGCAGAGATGGTCGATGCCGGAACAGCCCTTTTTACACTGCTCGACGTCTCACGCATGGAGGTTGAGGTCGACATTCCGGCTGTCGAATACCTCCGGCGTGACCGCTTCACCGGTTTTGCCTGCCGGGCGGCGGGGGTTGCCGACGCGATTCCGCTGCGACTTTCGGGGCTTCCGCCCAAGGCCGACGGCAATCAGCTCTACCATCTGACCCTCGCCTTTGCCGCGCAGCCCGACCGGCAGCTGACGGCCGGCATGAACGTCGAGGTGCGGATCACCGAGAGCGATACGACCCGCCGGCAGGGCTTTGCGCTTCCGTTCGGAACCGTCTTTCTGGAGGGCGGGACCCCCAGTGTGTGGGTTCTCGGGGCCGATTCGACCGTACGGCGCCGGGCCGTTGTGCTCGACAATACGGATGCTGAAGGGCGTGCCGTCGTCCGTGAGGGGCTTGATGGCCGTGAGACGATCGTGCGGGCCGGAGTTTCGGCCCTGAAGGAGGGCGAGAAGGTCCGTGTCGTGGCCGCGCCGAGTCGAACCAACGTAGGAGGGCTGTTGTGA
- a CDS encoding efflux RND transporter permease subunit: MKMKLTEFFMRRPVLFWSLMGAILIAGVLSFLYMPKLEDPAVAVKQAMVVIPYPGASAHEVELKAAQLMEDELRALPNVKKVTSECRNGSATLTVEFQMTVLNRDLEQHFDLLRRKVSDAARRLPQGCYDPVVIDDMMDVYGIFYALTADGYDYPEMYRYAKFLRRELLDVKGVKRINIAGNRDEVINIILSKEQIARNGVIPTQIMSALQQAGKTVNAGQYRSGDERIALYVDSAVDDVEEIRNLEIRTMDGRQLRIGDVARVERGYAEPQRNGFFVDGRPALALCIAMESSAIVPDVGRAVDARLAEAMQQLPAGFHTEKIFFQPDKVSQAISSFMWNLLESVVIVILVLIFTMGFRSGLIIGFGLVLTVAVSFPILLTCGTTLQRISLGAFIVAMGMLVDNAVVIMDGILIDRKRGLSPKIYLYRIGRNTALPLLGATVIAASTFLGIYLSPDSAGEYAGDLFLVLCVSLLASWVLALVQVPICAKSWLPAREKLQPGAQKPVVMNSPVHRFVRRSIAFLIGYKRATIVVAFAVLALSLFGMTRVRNLFFSDFDYKQFVVECFFPSATDADRVRDRLLEMSDSVLLHAGVERVAVSQGSAPAHYCLVRPMTSGGDCYGELIVDCPDYNTVLEVIPSIRRQLREEFPEAYVRIRKYNFSISTSHTVEVEFAGPDPVVLRDLSAQAEAVMRRCPYVDAYSVENNWKPKGKALVAEFNQQDALRAGIGRGDVANALLAATDGMPVGVLNDQERMVTLNLQVRNNDGSRIRNLNEIPVWSMMNLRLTGEDLQGALAGGQGMSVLQDHMFRAMPLGNAVHDIRLDWDEDVVLRMNGRRVIEAECDPNPDSRDATPAKVVASIRPEIEAIALPDGYTMRWVGEGELQGEAIGNLMKYLPLTIFLILAILLLLFNSWRKVLLILLCFPFVFCGITPSLLLTGQPLTFMAIIGMMGLIGMMVKNAIVLVDEINRLQTEEHRPPYTAVIEATVSRVRPVLMASLTTIVGMIPLVGDPMYGSMALTIMGGLTVGTIITLILLPLFYAALFRIRKPQNA; the protein is encoded by the coding sequence ATGAAGATGAAGTTGACGGAGTTTTTCATGCGGCGGCCGGTGTTGTTCTGGTCGCTCATGGGGGCGATCCTCATTGCGGGGGTACTGTCGTTCCTCTACATGCCCAAACTGGAGGATCCGGCCGTGGCGGTCAAGCAGGCGATGGTCGTCATTCCCTATCCCGGAGCCAGTGCCCACGAGGTGGAGCTGAAGGCGGCCCAGCTGATGGAGGATGAGCTGCGGGCGCTGCCCAATGTCAAGAAGGTGACGAGCGAGTGCCGCAACGGTTCGGCCACGCTGACCGTCGAGTTCCAGATGACGGTGCTGAACCGCGATCTGGAGCAGCACTTCGATCTCCTGCGCCGCAAGGTGAGCGATGCGGCCCGGCGTCTGCCGCAGGGGTGCTACGATCCGGTGGTGATCGACGACATGATGGATGTCTACGGCATCTTCTACGCCCTGACGGCCGACGGGTACGACTATCCGGAGATGTACCGCTACGCCAAATTTCTGCGGCGCGAGCTGCTCGACGTGAAGGGGGTCAAGCGGATCAACATCGCGGGCAACCGCGACGAGGTAATCAACATCATCCTCTCGAAGGAGCAGATCGCCCGCAACGGTGTGATCCCGACACAGATCATGTCGGCACTGCAGCAGGCCGGCAAGACGGTCAATGCCGGGCAGTACCGGAGCGGTGACGAACGCATCGCGCTCTATGTCGATTCGGCGGTCGACGACGTGGAGGAGATCCGCAACCTGGAGATCCGCACGATGGACGGCCGCCAGCTGCGTATCGGCGACGTGGCCCGCGTCGAACGGGGGTATGCCGAACCGCAGCGTAACGGATTTTTTGTGGACGGGCGTCCGGCGCTGGCTCTGTGCATCGCCATGGAGTCGTCGGCTATCGTGCCGGATGTGGGCCGGGCGGTCGATGCGCGGCTCGCGGAGGCGATGCAGCAGCTCCCGGCCGGATTTCATACCGAGAAGATCTTCTTCCAGCCGGACAAGGTCTCGCAGGCCATCTCGTCGTTCATGTGGAACCTGCTCGAATCGGTTGTGATCGTCATCCTGGTGCTGATCTTCACCATGGGCTTCCGCAGCGGACTGATCATCGGCTTCGGACTGGTGCTGACGGTGGCCGTCTCATTCCCGATCCTGCTGACGTGCGGCACGACGCTGCAGCGCATCTCGCTCGGGGCCTTCATTGTGGCCATGGGCATGCTGGTCGACAACGCCGTGGTGATCATGGACGGCATCCTGATCGACAGGAAACGGGGCCTCAGCCCGAAGATATACCTCTATCGCATCGGTCGCAATACGGCCCTGCCGCTGCTCGGCGCGACCGTCATCGCCGCCTCGACCTTCCTGGGCATCTACCTCTCGCCCGATTCGGCGGGTGAGTATGCCGGCGACCTCTTTCTGGTGCTGTGCGTGAGCCTGCTGGCCAGTTGGGTGCTGGCACTGGTACAGGTGCCCATCTGTGCCAAGTCGTGGCTCCCGGCCCGGGAGAAACTGCAGCCCGGAGCGCAGAAGCCGGTCGTGATGAACTCGCCGGTCCACCGCTTCGTGCGCCGCTCGATCGCCTTCCTGATCGGCTACAAGCGGGCGACGATCGTCGTGGCCTTCGCCGTGCTGGCCCTCTCCCTCTTCGGCATGACGCGTGTCAGGAACCTCTTCTTCTCCGACTTCGACTACAAGCAGTTCGTCGTCGAGTGCTTCTTCCCCTCGGCCACGGATGCCGACCGGGTGCGCGACCGTCTGCTCGAAATGAGCGACAGCGTGCTGCTCCATGCGGGTGTCGAGCGGGTAGCCGTCAGCCAGGGCAGCGCCCCGGCTCACTACTGCCTGGTGCGCCCGATGACCTCGGGCGGCGACTGCTACGGCGAGCTGATCGTCGACTGCCCCGATTACAACACCGTTCTTGAGGTGATTCCCTCGATCCGTCGACAGTTGCGCGAGGAGTTTCCCGAGGCCTACGTCCGCATCCGCAAGTACAACTTCTCGATCTCGACGTCGCACACCGTCGAAGTGGAGTTTGCCGGTCCCGATCCGGTCGTGCTGCGCGATCTGAGCGCACAGGCCGAGGCCGTCATGCGCCGCTGTCCCTACGTCGATGCCTATTCGGTGGAGAACAACTGGAAGCCGAAAGGCAAGGCGCTGGTGGCCGAGTTCAACCAGCAGGATGCCCTGCGGGCCGGGATCGGCCGCGGGGATGTGGCCAACGCCCTGCTGGCCGCCACGGACGGCATGCCGGTCGGCGTGCTGAACGACCAGGAGCGGATGGTGACGTTGAACCTCCAGGTGCGCAACAACGACGGCAGCCGCATCCGCAATCTCAACGAGATCCCCGTCTGGAGCATGATGAACCTGCGGCTGACGGGCGAGGACCTGCAGGGAGCGCTGGCCGGCGGTCAGGGGATGAGCGTGCTGCAGGACCATATGTTCCGCGCCATGCCGCTCGGAAATGCCGTGCATGACATCCGCCTCGACTGGGACGAGGATGTGGTGTTGCGGATGAACGGCCGGCGGGTGATCGAGGCCGAGTGCGATCCCAATCCCGACAGCCGGGATGCGACGCCGGCCAAGGTCGTCGCCTCGATCCGTCCCGAAATCGAGGCCATCGCGCTGCCCGACGGCTATACGATGCGCTGGGTCGGCGAGGGCGAACTGCAGGGCGAAGCGATCGGCAACCTGATGAAGTACCTGCCGTTGACGATCTTTCTGATTCTGGCTATCCTGTTGCTGCTGTTCAACAGCTGGCGCAAGGTGCTGCTCATTCTGCTGTGCTTCCCGTTCGTCTTCTGCGGCATCACTCCGTCGCTGCTCCTGACGGGCCAGCCGCTGACCTTCATGGCCATCATCGGCATGATGGGGCTGATCGGCATGATGGTCAAGAATGCCATCGTGCTCGTCGACGAGATCAACCGCCTGCAGACCGAAGAGCACAGGCCGCCCTATACGGCCGTTATCGAGGCGACCGTCTCGCGCGTGCGTCCCGTGCTGATGGCCTCGCTGACTACGATCGTCGGGATGATCCCGCTGGTCGGCGATCCGATGTACGGGTCGATGGCCCTGACGATCATGGGCGGTCTGACCGTTGGTACGATCATCACGCTCATTCTGCTGCCGCTCTTCTACGCGGCCCTGTTCCGGATTCGCAAACCTCAAAACGCATAA
- a CDS encoding TolC family protein, translating to MKIKKLYMAIGVLLLSAAAVRAQQVLPLTLDECRARALAHSEELQQAGNRLEQARLDRQIASAASLPKIEGSATGAYVAPDIDMMGMELRMRGTYMAGLTLTQPIYAGGKIAAARRMARIGEEAAGEQLRMIRMEVLVEADNAYWTLVAVEGKVHMLESYAAQMDTLYSQTAAAVKAGMAIENDRLRVESKRSEIRYQLQKACNGADLCRMSLCRVIGVGSDVRPVPTDTLFRASAPGELSATLETRPELRMLEQQVAIGEQQIRDARSAMLPTAGLSLGYTYYGNIKLNSMVDAGGGNYVPYTQEFRDGLGLAMLAVKVPIFHWGEGRKKVRKARFELQNAQLELQKNTRLMTLEAEQAIRNVEDGYRMIQTAELALRQAEENLRVMRNRYAAQMAPLTDLLDAQSQWQQAASNRIEAETQYQIYRTEYLRATGRLE from the coding sequence ATGAAGATCAAAAAGCTATATATGGCCATCGGCGTTCTCCTGCTGTCGGCGGCGGCCGTTCGGGCCCAGCAGGTGCTTCCGCTCACGCTGGACGAGTGCCGCGCGCGGGCCCTTGCCCACAGCGAGGAACTGCAGCAGGCCGGCAACCGCCTCGAGCAGGCGCGTCTCGACCGGCAGATTGCCTCGGCGGCTTCGCTTCCGAAGATCGAGGGGTCGGCCACGGGGGCCTATGTTGCCCCCGATATCGACATGATGGGGATGGAGTTGCGCATGCGCGGCACCTACATGGCCGGCCTGACCCTCACACAGCCGATCTACGCCGGCGGCAAGATTGCGGCGGCGCGCCGCATGGCCCGCATCGGCGAGGAGGCGGCCGGCGAGCAGCTGCGCATGATCCGCATGGAGGTGCTGGTCGAGGCCGACAACGCCTATTGGACGCTGGTGGCCGTCGAGGGGAAGGTGCACATGCTTGAGAGTTATGCAGCACAGATGGATACGCTCTACTCGCAGACGGCGGCGGCCGTCAAGGCGGGTATGGCCATCGAGAACGACCGGCTGCGCGTAGAGTCCAAACGCAGTGAGATCCGTTATCAGTTGCAGAAGGCCTGCAACGGGGCCGATCTGTGTCGCATGTCGTTGTGCCGGGTGATCGGTGTGGGGAGCGACGTGCGGCCCGTACCGACCGACACCCTCTTCCGGGCGTCGGCGCCGGGCGAACTGTCGGCAACCCTCGAAACGCGCCCCGAGTTGCGGATGCTTGAGCAGCAGGTGGCCATCGGCGAGCAGCAGATCCGCGACGCCCGTTCGGCGATGCTCCCCACGGCGGGACTTTCGCTGGGGTATACCTATTATGGCAACATCAAACTCAACAGCATGGTCGATGCCGGAGGCGGAAACTACGTTCCCTATACGCAGGAGTTCCGCGATGGCCTGGGTCTGGCGATGCTGGCCGTGAAGGTTCCGATCTTCCACTGGGGCGAGGGGCGCAAAAAGGTGCGCAAGGCCCGTTTCGAACTGCAGAATGCGCAGCTCGAACTGCAGAAAAACACGCGTTTGATGACCCTCGAGGCCGAGCAGGCGATCCGCAACGTCGAGGACGGTTATCGGATGATTCAGACCGCTGAACTGGCGCTGCGCCAGGCCGAGGAGAATCTGCGCGTGATGCGCAACCGCTACGCGGCGCAGATGGCTCCGCTGACCGACCTGCTCGACGCCCAGTCGCAGTGGCAGCAGGCCGCCAGCAACCGGATCGAGGCCGAGACGCAGTACCAGATCTACCGGACGGAGTATCTGCGTGCAACCGGACGGCTGGAGTGA
- a CDS encoding enoyl-ACP reductase: MAYNLLKGKKGLIFGALNEQSIAWKVAERAVEEGAEIVLTNTAVSIRMGTISQLAEKCNTIVVPADATSVPDLENLIDKTMEHFGGKFDFMLHSIGMSPNVRKGRTYDDLDYDYLSKTLDISAISFHKVIQVARKKDAINEWGSIVALTYIAAQRTLYGYNDMADAKALLESIARSFGYIYGREKHVRINTVSQSPTQTTAGSGVLGLNDLMSFAESMSPLGNATAEDCADYVLTLFSDLTRKVTMQNLYHDGGFSSMGMSRRAMKTYEKGMRFDDVHEHQYPFGGGPAEETK, translated from the coding sequence ATGGCATACAACTTATTGAAAGGAAAGAAGGGTCTTATCTTCGGAGCCCTGAACGAGCAATCCATTGCCTGGAAAGTGGCGGAACGTGCCGTGGAAGAGGGTGCCGAGATTGTCCTCACCAATACTGCCGTTTCGATCCGCATGGGAACCATCAGCCAGTTGGCTGAAAAATGCAATACGATTGTCGTGCCGGCCGATGCCACGAGCGTCCCCGATCTCGAAAACCTCATCGACAAGACCATGGAGCATTTCGGCGGCAAGTTCGACTTCATGCTCCACTCGATCGGCATGTCGCCCAACGTCCGCAAGGGGCGTACGTACGACGATCTGGACTACGACTATCTCTCCAAGACGCTCGATATCTCGGCCATCTCGTTCCACAAGGTCATTCAGGTCGCCCGCAAGAAGGACGCCATCAACGAGTGGGGTTCGATTGTGGCGCTGACCTACATCGCCGCCCAGCGTACGTTGTACGGCTACAACGATATGGCCGATGCCAAGGCGCTGCTCGAGTCCATTGCCCGCAGCTTCGGATACATCTACGGCCGTGAGAAGCACGTGCGCATCAACACTGTCTCGCAATCGCCGACGCAGACCACCGCAGGCAGCGGCGTGCTGGGTCTGAACGATCTGATGTCATTTGCCGAGAGCATGTCGCCGCTGGGCAACGCCACGGCCGAGGATTGTGCCGACTACGTGCTGACGCTCTTCTCCGATCTGACGCGCAAGGTGACGATGCAGAACCTCTACCACGACGGCGGTTTCTCGTCGATGGGCATGTCACGCCGCGCCATGAAGACCTACGAGAAGGGGATGCGTTTC